A window of Centroberyx gerrardi isolate f3 chromosome 6, fCenGer3.hap1.cur.20231027, whole genome shotgun sequence genomic DNA:
GGGGATATACTTGTCGATACACCGCGGGAGCCGCTGTTAGAGGCCTAAGCACTTTCGGAAGGGTAGATTATGACCTCAACGAGGACATTAAGGGATTTGATCAGTCACTTTGTTGTAAGCAAGCCCTCAATACGGGCGACACCGGGGCATCGGAGCAAAGACGCTGACTGTAACATGAGAGGTCAGGATCCAAAGTGGTACCAACTTTGGGACGGAACAATAGGCTACTTTTTAAATCATATCTGTAAGGCAACCAAACGTGTGCCAGTCTCAAGCTGGCGTGATGATCTTTTCGATAAAGTGATCTTGGAAAGCAAGACACTGCCTCTGATCCGTTCTGGTGCGCGAGAAAGAAATACAAGAACGATCCCAACATGTCCATTCACTGCATGCAATTAACAGAGCAGAGCGGGCCAAACTGTAAACCCCTGTGACAAACCCATGTAAAGACTTGAAAGCATCCTAAATAGAAAGGTCAAATGTAGGAGCTGATCATGTGGCCCAGTTATATTTAACATCTTAATTGATTCAATAAAAGGATGTGTGTGGCGCCACCTGCAGATTACTTCATAACCCACTGCACAAGCATATTAGTTACACGTGGGCCATTTATAGGTGCAGATGAGGCATGTGCGCGCGCATAACGGTGTGTTCTGTAGCATCAACGTACAATAGCTCACTTAGTTGGTTGCACATAGCCTACAGAATAAGCTGTAAATAGCATACGTGGTGTGCCATAGCCAGAAAGCAGTCTGATAGGCCCAGATAGGCATTTGTTTTGTAATATGGTCAAGTGTTCACAAAATATACCAAAAGATGAAAAGACAAtacaataatcaaatgaaaGGAGCTTTATAATAATcaaaatgtccattttaaaaCATGTTACCAGTTTGTCTTACAAAtgcagaattaaaaaaaaaaaaattactccATTACTAGAAAGAGCAAGGTTCACTGAtctaagaaaacaaagaaaaaagtgtTGTCCTACTGCAGAAAAAGTGCTGCTGGTGGAATCGAGTCTTTAGCTGaaaattgctttgtttttttgctgaaaTACCTGCAGTAGATTAAAATATTGGGAGCACCATTTTAACGACGATTTGCATATTATAAAAAATGGCCGATATCCAAAatcaatttttttaaatacatttgatttttcTTAATCTTTCAACAGTGACTACCAGCgaaaagtgttttgttttttttatgtagtaGATCATATTCCTTGCTCTCATGATGAATACATCCCACCCCCAATATATTTGCAACACTTGTGAGGAAAAACTCACATTTGAAAGAAGTGTACAAAGTTTAAAAACACCTTAAAAGTAAACAATGATGGCACTAAGGCATAAGTTAGTAAATCTTCAAACTGGTAGGATCATATACAAACAACCTGAGTACacacgtgttttttttttgttaacaaaAATTCATGATCCTCTTTAGTAAGCTGTCCACAAATTTGTAAAAGCAAAAGTCTTTACAGAAATCCCTACGGTGTCTCAGTACCGTCTCCATCTATTATCTTGGTAGCCACGGCTGCCACTTCTATCGTCAGGGTATCGGTTGCCGCctctgttgtcatggtgacggTTGCCGCTCCTGTCATCGTGGTGATGGTGGTTGTCCCGGCTGTGTTGTTGGTGACGGCCGGAACCCGCTTCGTCCGCGTGGCGCTGGCTTCTGCTGTGGTGAGCGGCGCCGCTGTTGGCCTGGGGCGACTGCTGCCGATAGGGAGAGTTGTCGTGTTGCCttgcgccgccgccgccgccgccgccgccgccgccaccgcttCCTCCACCAGAACTTCCACCTCCGGACTGCTGTCTCTGCAGAAGCCTGGGGAAGCTGCCGTTCATCTGCTCAAGCTGCTGCATCTGCCACATCATATTGTTCATCTGTGGACGTAGGAAAAGAAAGGTAATATGCACATAAAGGTTCTTTTTCCTGCTACTTCTCCTTTTCCTATACACAGTGTAATCAGGAATGTATTTCTTCAATATGATCAGTGCAATATTCTTACCCAACTGCTCATAAGTTTtaaacaaaccttttttttttttttttaactacacTTAAGTGAACAACACACCATGCACACTGTTTTTGcactcattttttatttattatattcaatttactttaattattattgttagtttGTTATGCATCAAACTCGGGGAGCTGCGAGTGCAATTTCATTGTACCtgtacaatgacaataaaggaaatcttgaatcttgatTCATCACTGAGAAACAGATGCAGGTTTTTGACCAAAAGGGGGCAGAGTGCAGGTCTTTACACATCACATCTTAAATGGAGACTATAAATTGCGTCATGCCTGCAAGGTTCTGAGTCAataagaaaggagaaaaaggtTACCATGACGTGTTTTTGCAGATTATCGGGAGATGAGAAGGACCTCTGCatttgaggaggaggagtatACGGTGGGGAATTCAACTGGACTTGTGTCCTGCACacaagaggaaaagaaaacattgtCAATTAATTCCTTATCATAAAaagccaaaaacaaaatgttacccACCCTGCCAACAGACTCATTTCCACATACACAGAGTCTACAAAATGTTAGAGGCACTTGACATACAGCACCTACTTTTGCTCAATCCATGTTTGATTTGTCTCAACATTTTAAATCCTTTCTCTAATTGATGTCCGACCTTTTATCTACACCGGCCTTTTGTGAATGAAGCAGATTTACCTGGTGAAATCGAAAAGGAGTAACAGCTTTCAATCGATTTCACCTAGTCTACTTCATGGAAAGGGAAGTTAGCGCTAATATTTTATAGGATCATTGTATGACAAAAGGATATAATCTTTAGAAGGGGATGTAGCTTTTAAATATGTAAGAAAGgggtatttttacatttgacatTATAGTAGGCCTAGAAGTCCTCAATGTCAAGGAAAAAAACTGATCAACAAGGTATCAGCTCACGGTGCATTCCAGTAGCACAAGACACTCAAAAGGGGGAACCAGCACACCTTGAGGAAGGTTTTGTGAGGTTAGGTGTGTTCTtctgtaaatacattttaaaaatcaactTGAGCATAACTTTATTCCCTGCGTGTGCTTCCCCAAAGAGTGCCTAGCACGAGGCTAGATTCTAAATTACCAAACACCAAGGTAATttaaaattgcaaaaaattGGCAATGGAATTTCCACCCATCGCTGATCCCTGATGTAATCATTTAATCCCCCAAACCTACAAGGTTAAGCAtacttaaaatgaaaatgttgtgctaaAGTGAAACGCACCTTGAAGATATTTATAAACCCAAATTAAATGCAGATTTTCCTTTATTGAGCTACAAGAAAAACTAAACTCGTGCCACATTCTTACCTCTGGCCATGTGGATTGGGAGTGTTTGCAGGACTTGAATTCTGCGAGTTCCCTGGGCTGCTGTTATGGCTGCTTCCTGCGATGGGGCAAAGGCAGCAGAAAGAGGGTCTTGTTTAATGGTGAAGGGGAAAGTAATTCAACTAGGCGTTAACGGTTATTCTTCAGGCAGAATAGCAAACAGTACAGTCAGTATTTAGCAACTTCAGTAACTCTGTgccaaaagtaaaaaaaaaataaaaaataaaatccaagaCTCTGTAATGTTGACAGGATGTACAACCTGGAGCTGTCCTTCGATAAATGGGAGACAGACTTTGTGGACTCATGTTTAAACTAGAGATCAACTGATTTATTAAATAGGGATGATTAGCACTTTTATAgacacatataaaaaaaatcgtAAATAGTAATGTGCGCTCTGATCACCACTGATTGTGCTcgtgctgaaaataaaaaattgccTTCTGGTGATATTCATGGGAGCAGTCTCAGTTTGAATGAGGTGCTTTGCTGCTGCATGGAGGCTTGGACTGGGAGAAGTCAAGGTAGACACCTTACAAGTCAATCCTTATTCTATGTGCATGTTTTGGTGACATGGCCTTTCTGCAATCCATTAAGAAATCACACAAAGTTGCAGCTATTCAATAATGACTCTGGTATACctattattaatattagtaaTACTACTCTGTATTAAGTGCACACTGTTCAACAAGTGTTCCTATGCTCTACAGTGCTGCGCTCATCTCACTCGCcattcaataaaacacaatggaCTGTTTGCCTGATCCTACTATACAGAGATTGTGAAGCTCGTTTAGCTAACGTTCAGTGATACCACTCCAAACCATGGCCAGAATTTTGCTTTAATCAACAACTGTTATAAGATCAGGAACGTACAAAATCCCTGGACCTGTTGCGTAAAAGCATCGACTGTAACTAACTTAAGCAATTTTGTGCCCCTTGCTGTCCTTGTGTGCAACAAGCCCTAAACTTTTATATCCAGCTGTACTTTCCATTACAGAAGTGCCACCAGCTCCAAACCAAAACCCTTCAGtactgtcattattttttacaatctTTTCAATTGTATCTAGTACGCAACTATACAAGAGTGTAGCAGCAGAGATTACAGGGTGGGACAAACTCACTATTAGTAAAAGATCACTAAACAATACGAACCATCTTAGGACCCaggaaaacatatttcaaaacTAATCTATATTAGCTACCCTTCATTAGCTTTGATTATAgcattttatgttgtttgttgtaTCCCAGGTTTGTTGCTATTGTgacaactgaactgaaaataTGTAGCTGAATAGCTTCAAGATGCCGCTGCAATTCATatgcatttacttgcatctcGAGTCTGAATGCAGCCCATGCCAAACCTTGGAGGACAGCTTGACCACATACCATGTGGCAAAAAACGGCTGGACAGAAACAGTTCTGACACAATGTCTTACTCTGGGAGTATGCACAAAACGGATATGTGGAAAAATAGGCACACACAAGTTCAGCTGGCAGGTCTGAGTGATACGCAGAGCAAACAAAGCCATCAAATAGCATTGTATGATACAGCATTGTGGCTTAGTATGTTAGCACTTGCATGGTTAGTCCGCTCTTAGACCCATTACACATTCTATGCAAGCAACATGCGCAACAATGCAAAGGGCAACATGGGTGGCATTTCTCACATAGTAAAGTGTGTACTCCAAATTTTATAACACGACACTAATGCATGTTGCAATGTCATGCATTTTGCATTTCAGGGAGAGGCGCTAAATGCAAATACTGATAAATTCTCAATTACAAAGAAGAAGTAATTTCGGGTGTAAACAGATACAACAACTGCCATAGTGCCCAACTTGTAACTAGCTGTAAATGCCTATTGATTGATCCCAATTACTAAGTACCTCAGTGTGACAGCCAGCTGCTGAGAGGCATCCACCAGATTTCAGTGGTTCATGTCATGGATAATCAGAGGTGCAATACAATAAAGAAGGTTTTTGATGCATTTGCGAGGCCACCGTGGCCGCGgaaggtttgtgtgtgccaCAGTGTGTGACCTCCAtctcgtgaggtttggtaatgtgGAAGCTAAATACAATGGAGAAAGACTCCATTTGCATTAAATAACGTAGaaaatttagtttttttccccactcacaGAGCGATTGTATGGTgtcagaagactttgattatGCTGCATGAACTGCATGAagtaattttatggttattttttgtgatttttggaACTGTAAGGATCAGTCCTTaaagacttcagttgttttggagaaggctgctacggagtCGTGCTggcaagcttttttttttttatttttgggtgaactattcctttaactatGTAGGccttattttaatgttttatctgCACATGCTAGAGGCAGCAGTGGCACACATCACAGGACTGCGTAGAATGGTGTTGTACCAAAATTTTTATCCCCTATAAACTGTCTTTCTCTTGGCGGCGTGTCCTTGTtttgtcctcagtgtgtgttgttgttttgtcgcTACATAAGGAAATGGGGAAATGTTCTTTGTATATGACAAGTAGAGTATAATGCATAGGCTGACATCATCCTGTAGACTCAACAGACACTTGTGGTTTGAAATAAGATCACAAACACGCCTGATCTCCATTCATTATGAGGCAGCTGTTACTTTGAGTAGGCTACTactaaatgtttttaaaatgtggtTTAAAGTTTGAAAAGCTAGTGAtaggaaaacaatccacaaaattTAAATGATTTCATTGTTTTCTACCCTGGTGTGAAATCAAGGAAAGACGCTGCAAGGGGAAAAACATTCTAAGCGGGGACAATTTTTGGCACAAGGCTCATGTGGAATATGGTAAAAATGGTGGACTCTGACGTGGACCGGTCCGTTTCTATTACATAGGAGttgattttaacaacaaaatcagaCTATTGAGGGTCTACTTTTCACATATCCGTGTATATCTACTTCTGGAGGCGGCCATCTTATCAGAATTAGTTTCTGACCAGCCGCTTCTTGGCACACAGTATGTGGTCAAGACTTCGTCCAAGTCATGGGTCCCGTTTGTACTCAAGATGCAACTATGTGTAAATAAATTGCAGCCATATCCTGAGGTAGTTTAAGCTATCACTTGCCTATCCAACTTTCTACCAAACTACCTAACCAGCTTTCATGCATTTATATCTTTCACCCATGCCTGCCTACCTACTTATGTGAAGACAGTGGTCTTTGACTTTAAACCGTTGCCTACCAGTGTAACTCGACGGCATTTCAATTTGGATCCCCAGTGTACCTTGAAGTGTTCATGGACGATAATAAATGAACGCGCGTTCACCCGGTTAAAAAGGTTCACtcacctgatctgaactgaacatGGATAGATCTCCCAAACAGCGACGTCCCATTCAATAGTTGCATGGCATACGGCACGGACACTTCATGTTTGTAAACGGCAAAGCCAAAAGTTTTCTGTTTCCCATCCGTGTCCTTTGGAATTTTCGTTCTAAGGAGAGGTCCTGCCTGCAAGAAACATCAAAGTAAAATTGTAAACAAGAGCAGTATGACAGCAAGCTAGCGTCGGCTAACGTTAGGTAATCTGAatggctgctgactgactggtgtcATTTCCCCCCGAATCTGTCCACAGCTTTTGCACAACTAATGTTATAGCAGTGTATGGTGCAGCCACCCTTTGTTGGTAAATGAGCATACTCGTTAAATTATTTTACATCTATGGGTCATTTTAGCCAATATCAACTCTGGCAAGCTCGGAGAAGCTAATGTTATGTATACGAATGTAGGCTTGCTAGTATTTACTGCACCTGTAAAAACAGTTCGAACAAAAGCTCCTCCGTCACTCTTTGATCTAAATTTCTAATGAAGAGCGTGCGATCTGTTTCATCTTCTATTCCCATTGTATCTTTAACAACACTGGCACTCCAAGCAAAACAAACTACACGCGTAACGAGCTCTGCGAAATATATACGGAAGGCCTAGCGCTACCGTAAAGGAGTTTCCTGCCGTGATAATGTAGCTTCAGTCGTAATGGCCATAGGCTTTGTTACGACACAAAAGATGTCAGGTGAAGTTGGAATACATCTATCAGCCTGTAAAGGAAGGGCATTGCTGCAGATTGACCGGTAAGATTGAGGacaatagatagatagtagaACTGTCTGAAAAGAGGCGCGTTGTTGTTGGTGGTGCTGTGTGTCActattaactttttaaaatccgcctatatattttaatattttcatacAAACATGTCCATTTACATGGCTTAACCATCTTCACAGTCCTTAAACTTATTTGTGAAATGGCGAGTTTGCATTTGTTATTTAAATATTTCTGTGAATCTCATCTATTTGTGTGAATACTTTTGTATTACACTCGCCAGAATATCAGATAACTTCCGGTTTTGGtgttcagccttcaaaataaaagcgccgACGTTTAAACGTGTAACAAATATAGTATGATGTCATAAAAGgctaatgttaaaaaaaaaatccgaaTATTTTTTACTAACTAGAAAGGCTGCATACATTATACTGAGCAGCAGCCATACGGAACACATGCTAAACTGGACTGAACAAACGTtcgggcttttattttgaaagctgaacGGCAAAAACGGAAGTCTTGTTCTTGGTCCAGAACAAAAAGTATCAAAAGTATCCACTATTAACACAAATAGATGGAGATTCATAAATATATCTGAATCCAAAAATGCAGCTCTATAAGAAATATTCTGGCGAGTGTAATGCAACACAAACAGATGAGATTCACAGAAATATTTAAATAACAAATGCAAACTTGCCAATTCACAAATATGTTTAAGGACTGCGAATATGGTTAAGCCATTCAACTGGATatgtttgtgtgaaaatattaaaacatgatATATTAATGATAATTGAAAGTATTTATGTGGCCGTATGGTgactcagtggttagcactgtcacCTCACACCAAGAAGGCCTGGGGTTTGATTCCTGGCCCTTTATGTGGGCAGTTTGCATGTTCCACATGCGTGTTCATGTGGTTTTCTTCCCAAAGTctaaagacatgcaagtcaggtgaatTGGtgactctaaattgtctgtctgtatgtattaaccttgtgatggactggcgaacTGTCCAGGGTGTTTAATCTGCCTTcagcccaatgcatgctgggataggctccagtcctcccatgaccctgaataggTAGCCTATAAGcaggtaaagacaatgaatgaaagTGTTTATTCACAAATGTTTTTACATAATTACAAGACAGGTTTTCAGATGGTGGGTTGCAGATACAAATCACTCTGCATTTATTTGTGTTCTGTATCTCCTTATGAGACCGTTTGATCTCCATAAATGAAACTTGAGAATCGTTTCACAGGAAAATCAGTTTCGTTAAGGCTCTCAGCAGGTGAAGCAATCGAGTACTCAGAGATCAGAGACATTAGGGCTTGCTAATggttctgacttttttcttctgactcaatgatttttttcagattaattaaaaaatggaATCAAACCATAGAACTGCTATaacttttcattgttttttcattgtcttatacagtatattccagTGGCCTCTTATTTTATCATCAGTGAAAGTAGGATCTTTAGAAATGTAAGGGTAGCAGTGATGCCATATGGGATGAGTAGAACATGTTTTTGTTCCTCTCCATTGCAGATTGAAAAGATTTCTACAAATGGTCCAAAAAGACCAgaatcatatatttttttaaaatctctACTTTCATGTTTCATCAATATTCAGACAAAAAATGAAGTGTTAGAAGCAACAAAGTTGACTACTCAAACGTGTGGGTTTGCTCATCCTAATTCAGTAGTGAGAGAGAAGGTATTCGATGATTTGTTAacagtttgagtgtgtttgcGCACGTGCATgcttgcgagtgtgtgtgcttgttcaAGTGGGAGAGTGTGTCTTTCAAACATCAATAGGCTATATCTTACTAAAGGCCATGCCAATAAGCTGTTAGACAACTACAGGCCCACTTGAATTGAAAAGCTACAGTTTTAGAATTTGCCAGTCACTCATTTTTTGCGTAAGATAGATGTACAGCTCTCTGCACACACCACATTTGCACTTCTCTATAGGCTAAGATGGTTTTCTTTGGGTCAATACATGCCGTGCAGTGTGCACTGTTGGTGAGGCCAAATGCAATTTTCCACCTTatgtggacaataaagttattctattctattctattctattctattgtctCATACCCTTCCTTTGACTGCCTGGCTGTTGCATACTGATAAGGTTTTTCTCTTTAAAACCCTGTGGCTCAATGCGAGTGGGTCAGTGACTCAAGTGCCTGGAACCAAGTGCTCCTGGTGATGGCGACATCATCGAGTGTGGAGGTCAAGCGAGCGGTGTGAGAGGCTCGACTTCCACCCTAATCAGATGGGCCTTGGACTCCATATTAATTAGGTTGATTTAAAGTGTAATGATTTCCTCCTCCATGCCTGGGGAACATCCTCACAGATTTTGGCCCAGGGTAAAGCTCAAGCGGGGGAGATAGGGACTGCACAGCAATGACAATTTGAAGACTGTCCTTCTTTTACTCTTCTTGCTGTATAATTTATACAAGATCCAACCTGACTGCATGGTCTATGTTAGCCAGTCTAGTAGAATCTGTATGAATCTTAAACCTTGCAATCTGTATGATTTAATCCATGCAAGATGATATTTCCGTCATTTATAATTGTCCTGTGCCAATGAACTCCACAACTTGACACTAAAATCTTGGCTCTCATCATTTCTTGTGGGAACTGTGCATGTCGTGCATGGTTGTTAACACTTGACGTATTGGATATACTGGCATTTTCCCACTAAATGCTTATGATTTAAAATGCTGCAAGGTTGCAATggaagcagtaaaaaaaaaaaaacctaaaccaTAAAACCACACCTGTGCAGTGCTTTTTGATGACTAAAGCCCTTGGATCTATTTTTGGTCTCTGCATTGCCATTAGCCCATACATCTCCCTGATGtatttcctcctccctttttaTAACCATTGGATGGAATTCAGGGAAGTACTATGAAAGTGCTGTTCCGTAGGACAAAGTATTCAATGTGGAAATGGGGGAAACTAGGTGTAAAATGGGGGGAATTGGAAGACAAAACAGGCAGACTTGCTGAGTctgtgagtgagacagagcgTAAAACCCACTTTACTGCCTACAGAAACTGACTGAAGACAATACAATGCCCTGTATTTCTTCCGACTTTATCTGTCTCATCACTTGTACTCACTTTTCAAACAACGTTTTGGTGATGAAGATCTAATGACTGAAATGTCATTTGAATATAGTGAGTACAAATGAGGAGCCAGTTTGCGGGAAGTCTTGTTCATTTAATGTACATGGTTATTTTCCTACGTACCTGTTACTAAGGCGTAGGTGTGCAAGaggtttttatgtttttaggaATATATCCGAAATTCTGAAATTTTGAGCAGCATTGTCTTGAAAAACATTTAATAGTTGCATAGTtgtaggttttcattccaaccaaagactacagcaggagatttcactgatcagttaTTCcactctggttgaaggtgtgctaatcagtgaagtCACCTTCTTTAGaggtttggttggaatgaaaacctgcagactctcagccctcTATGGCATATGGTTGCTTATCCCTTCATTAGGCTATATCCAAAAACATACTGAGCCACAATGTGATTTTTCCTCCTGAAGAGCCTCTAAAGTAGCAGTAGGTGGCAGCATTGATCCAATGATTCTGGTATTTCAGAGAGGTGCTGCATCTCTGTGGTGAAGAGAGATGGTTGCTATGCATTGTGGAAGAACAGAGATGCTGAATTTAAAG
This region includes:
- the rbm7 gene encoding RNA-binding protein 7; its protein translation is MGIEDETDRTLFIRNLDQRVTEELLFELFLQAGPLLRTKIPKDTDGKQKTFGFAVYKHEVSVPYAMQLLNGTSLFGRSIHVQFRSGSSHNSSPGNSQNSSPANTPNPHGQRTQVQLNSPPYTPPPQMQRSFSSPDNLQKHVMMNNMMWQMQQLEQMNGSFPRLLQRQQSGGGSSGGGSGGGGGGGGGGGARQHDNSPYRQQSPQANSGAAHHSRSQRHADEAGSGRHQQHSRDNHHHHDDRSGNRHHDNRGGNRYPDDRSGSRGYQDNRWRRY